One window of the Lactococcus lactis genome contains the following:
- the gatD gene encoding lipid II isoglutaminyl synthase subunit GatD, translating to MAYISLKSNLENPKYSLNVAHLYGDLMNTYGDNGNILMLKYVGEKLGAEMTFNIVSLGDTFAKEDYDLVFWGGGQDYEQEIIADQSLLDLSAPLKDYIESEKPLLAICGGYQMLGQYYVNSEGTKIQGTGILGHYTENLRTDRFIGDIETHNEEFGETYYGFENHSGITYLSDDEKPLGTVVYGGGNNPDDQTEGLIYKNTFGTYFHGPILSRNARLAYRLVTTALYQKYGEEIQLPAFEEILADEDKGQQIGDLKRKVEK from the coding sequence ATGGCTTATATCTCTTTAAAATCAAATCTTGAAAATCCAAAGTATTCCCTCAACGTGGCTCATCTTTATGGTGATTTAATGAATACTTATGGTGATAATGGAAATATTCTCATGCTCAAGTATGTCGGAGAAAAATTAGGGGCAGAGATGACCTTCAATATCGTTTCTTTAGGTGATACTTTTGCAAAAGAAGATTATGACCTTGTTTTCTGGGGTGGTGGTCAAGATTATGAGCAAGAAATTATTGCTGACCAATCATTGCTTGACTTGTCAGCACCTTTAAAAGATTACATTGAATCTGAAAAACCACTTCTTGCAATTTGCGGTGGTTATCAAATGCTCGGTCAGTACTATGTTAATTCCGAAGGGACAAAAATTCAAGGAACGGGAATTCTTGGACATTATACTGAAAATTTACGAACTGACCGTTTTATTGGTGATATTGAAACTCACAATGAAGAATTTGGTGAAACTTATTATGGTTTTGAAAACCATTCAGGAATTACCTATCTGTCTGATGACGAAAAGCCACTAGGAACCGTCGTTTACGGTGGTGGAAATAATCCAGATGACCAAACCGAAGGTTTAATTTACAAAAATACTTTTGGAACTTATTTCCATGGGCCAATTCTTTCAAGAAATGCACGACTAGCTTATCGTTTGGTGACTACTGCTCTTTACCAAAAATATGGAGAAGAAATTCAACTCCCTGCTTTTGAAGAGATTTTAGCTGACGAAGATAAAGGCCAACAAATTGGTGACCTCAAACGTAAAGTTGAAAAATAA
- the murT gene encoding lipid II isoglutaminyl synthase subunit MurT: MTIKTSFAKFAGNSSRFVLEKFFKRGSTLPGKIALKFDPEILKSLTKNYEIIVVTGTNGKTLTTALTVGILEKAFGPVVTNPTGANMITGIVSTFLKAPKAKTGEKKFAVLEIDEASLPKITEYIKPSLFVFTNIFRDQMDRYGEIYTTYDFIVKGAANSPKGTVLLNGDSPLFNSKKLVNPVKYYGFNHESHEPTHAHYNTEGIVCPVCHHILAYKMNTYANLGNYICENCGFSRPELDYQLTELSEITNTSSKFVIDGTDYKINVGGLYNIYNALAAVSVAEYFNVPKETIAAGFELSKAVFGRQETLEIDGKKVTIVLIKNPVGANQALEMMKLANYPFTLVSLLNANYADGIDTSWIWDANFELINDMEIDQIITGGVRSSEMARRMRVTGFNAENISERKELSEVLEAIKESPKEHVYILATYTAMLQMRELLAEGHYLGKEMR; encoded by the coding sequence ATGACAATAAAAACTTCATTTGCAAAGTTTGCTGGTAATTCATCGCGCTTTGTCTTGGAAAAATTTTTCAAGCGCGGTTCAACTTTACCAGGAAAAATTGCTTTAAAATTTGATCCTGAAATTCTTAAATCACTGACAAAAAATTATGAAATCATTGTTGTGACTGGGACAAATGGAAAAACATTGACCACAGCACTGACCGTGGGAATTCTAGAAAAGGCTTTTGGACCGGTTGTGACAAATCCAACTGGGGCTAATATGATAACGGGGATTGTATCCACATTTTTGAAAGCTCCCAAAGCGAAAACTGGCGAAAAGAAATTTGCTGTTCTTGAGATTGATGAAGCGAGTTTGCCAAAAATCACTGAATATATCAAACCTTCGTTATTTGTGTTTACTAATATTTTCCGTGACCAAATGGACCGCTATGGCGAGATTTATACAACTTATGACTTTATTGTCAAGGGTGCGGCAAATAGTCCTAAAGGTACGGTTTTGTTAAATGGCGATAGTCCACTTTTCAACTCAAAAAAATTAGTTAATCCTGTAAAATACTATGGTTTCAACCATGAAAGCCATGAACCTACTCATGCTCATTACAATACTGAGGGGATTGTTTGTCCGGTTTGTCATCATATTTTGGCTTACAAGATGAATACCTATGCTAACTTAGGAAATTATATCTGTGAAAATTGTGGTTTTAGTCGTCCAGAATTAGATTATCAACTGACAGAATTATCAGAGATTACAAATACTTCTTCTAAATTTGTCATCGATGGGACAGATTATAAAATTAATGTTGGCGGACTTTATAATATTTATAATGCTCTTGCTGCTGTATCTGTCGCTGAATATTTCAATGTGCCAAAAGAAACAATTGCGGCTGGTTTTGAACTTTCTAAAGCAGTTTTTGGTCGTCAAGAAACGCTTGAAATTGATGGAAAAAAAGTAACCATTGTTTTGATTAAAAATCCAGTAGGTGCTAATCAAGCCCTTGAAATGATGAAATTAGCCAATTATCCTTTCACTTTAGTTAGCCTTTTAAATGCCAATTATGCTGACGGAATTGACACAAGTTGGATTTGGGATGCTAATTTTGAATTAATTAATGACATGGAAATTGACCAAATTATCACAGGTGGTGTTCGTTCATCTGAAATGGCTAGAAGAATGCGTGTGACAGGATTTAATGCCGAAAATATTTCTGAACGCAAGGAACTTTCAGAAGTTTTAGAGGCAATTAAAGAGAGTCCAAAAGAGCATGTTTATATTTTGGCAACTTACACTGCCATGTTACAAATGCGTGAATTATTGGCTGAGGGTCATTATCTTGGAAAGGAAATGCGTTAA
- a CDS encoding acetolactate decarboxylase, whose product MNSRIFQHNTFTTLSSGFYKGTITLKEALEHGSVGIGTLDTANGEVTIINGIAYHGDSENHVRLVEEDETMPYVAMVEHQPIAKFTDSSVSNSEDFLSALTKRFPTANTAYTIVMTGQFKEVTVSSKPANNTRPYDEIMADQPYFTKENISGTMVGVWAPKHLTDLFGLGFHLHFVSDDKTFTAHVQNFITENLEIEIGKITKIDQEFPDNDENFDQHLFQ is encoded by the coding sequence ATGAATAGCAGAATATTCCAACACAATACTTTTACGACACTTTCTAGTGGTTTTTACAAGGGAACGATTACCCTCAAAGAAGCACTAGAACACGGATCAGTCGGTATCGGCACACTTGATACTGCAAATGGAGAAGTGACCATTATCAATGGAATCGCTTATCATGGGGACTCAGAAAATCATGTCCGATTAGTTGAAGAAGATGAGACAATGCCTTATGTGGCAATGGTCGAACATCAGCCAATCGCAAAGTTTACTGACAGCTCTGTCAGTAATTCAGAAGATTTTCTGTCAGCACTGACCAAGCGATTTCCAACAGCAAATACCGCTTATACTATTGTTATGACTGGTCAATTCAAAGAAGTGACAGTCAGTAGCAAACCAGCCAATAACACTCGTCCTTATGACGAAATTATGGCTGACCAACCTTATTTTACAAAAGAAAATATTTCTGGAACTATGGTTGGAGTTTGGGCGCCAAAACATTTGACTGACCTTTTTGGTCTTGGTTTTCACTTACATTTTGTCAGTGATGATAAAACTTTTACCGCACATGTCCAAAATTTCATTACAGAAAATCTTGAGATTGAAATTGGTAAAATAACCAAAATTGACCAAGAATTTCCTGACAATGATGAAAACTTTGACCAGCACTTATTTCAATAA
- the lepA gene encoding translation elongation factor 4 — protein MNLQEMNARKEKIRNFSIIAHIDHGKSTLADRILEQTETVSKREMQAQLLDSMDLERERGITIKLNAIELNYKAKDGETYIFHLIDTPGHVDFTYEVSRSLAACEGAILVVDAAQGIEAQTLANVYLALDNDLEILPVINKIDLPAADPEMVRQEIEDVIGLDASEAVLASAKAGIGIEEILEQIVEKVPAPQGEVDAPLKALIFDSVYDAYRGVILQIRVIDGSLKVGDRIQLMSNGKEFDVTEVGIFTPKAVSRDFLMAGDVGYVAASIKTVADTRVGDTVTLASNPATEALKGYKEMNPMVFAGIYPIESNKFNDLREALEKLQLNDASLHFEPETSQALGFGFRCGFLGLLHMDVIQERLEREFGIDLIMTAPSVVYHINTTDGETLEVANPSEFPDPTRIENIEEPFVKAQIMVPNDFVGPVMELAQRKRGIFLTMDYLDANRVNIIYNIPLSEIVFDFFDKLKSSTKGYASFDYEISDYRPSNLVKMDILLNAEKVDALSFIVHKDFAFERGKVIVEKLKKLIPRQQFEVPIQATIGNKIVARSDIKALRKNVLAKCYGGDISRKRKLLEKQKAGKKRMKAIGSVEVPQEAFLSVLSMDEE, from the coding sequence ATGAATCTACAAGAAATGAACGCGCGTAAGGAAAAAATTCGTAATTTTTCGATTATCGCCCATATTGACCACGGAAAATCAACACTTGCTGACCGTATTCTCGAGCAAACTGAAACTGTTTCAAAACGAGAAATGCAAGCCCAACTTCTTGACTCAATGGACCTTGAACGTGAACGCGGAATTACCATTAAATTAAATGCTATTGAGTTAAATTATAAAGCCAAAGATGGTGAAACTTATATTTTCCACCTCATTGACACGCCGGGTCACGTTGATTTTACTTATGAAGTTTCACGAAGCCTTGCTGCCTGTGAGGGAGCAATATTAGTTGTTGATGCCGCACAAGGAATCGAAGCCCAAACCCTTGCAAACGTTTATCTTGCTTTGGATAATGACCTTGAAATTTTACCAGTCATCAATAAGATTGACCTACCAGCTGCTGACCCAGAAATGGTTCGTCAAGAAATTGAAGATGTGATTGGTTTAGATGCCTCTGAAGCCGTTCTTGCTTCAGCCAAAGCTGGGATTGGTATTGAAGAAATTCTTGAACAAATTGTTGAGAAAGTTCCTGCCCCTCAAGGTGAAGTTGACGCTCCGCTCAAGGCTTTGATTTTTGACTCAGTTTATGATGCATATCGAGGCGTTATCCTTCAAATTCGGGTCATTGACGGCTCGCTTAAAGTTGGCGACCGTATTCAATTGATGAGTAACGGTAAAGAATTTGATGTCACAGAAGTTGGTATTTTCACACCAAAAGCTGTTTCTCGTGATTTCTTGATGGCTGGAGATGTTGGTTATGTAGCTGCATCTATTAAAACCGTTGCGGATACACGTGTCGGAGATACCGTGACCCTCGCATCAAATCCAGCAACTGAGGCCCTAAAGGGTTATAAAGAAATGAATCCAATGGTATTTGCGGGGATTTATCCAATTGAATCAAATAAATTCAATGACTTGCGCGAAGCCCTAGAAAAACTTCAATTAAACGATGCTAGTCTTCATTTTGAACCTGAAACATCGCAAGCGCTTGGTTTCGGATTCCGTTGTGGTTTCCTCGGTCTTTTGCATATGGATGTCATTCAAGAGCGTTTAGAACGTGAATTTGGTATTGATTTGATCATGACCGCGCCATCCGTTGTTTATCATATCAATACAACGGACGGTGAAACCCTTGAAGTAGCCAACCCATCAGAATTCCCAGATCCTACGCGCATTGAAAACATCGAAGAACCATTTGTTAAAGCTCAAATCATGGTACCAAATGATTTCGTTGGTCCGGTTATGGAATTAGCTCAACGGAAACGTGGAATTTTCCTAACAATGGATTATTTAGACGCAAATCGGGTCAATATCATATATAATATTCCATTGAGTGAAATTGTCTTTGATTTCTTTGATAAACTTAAATCATCAACTAAAGGTTATGCCAGCTTTGATTATGAGATTTCTGATTATCGTCCATCAAATCTTGTGAAAATGGATATTCTCTTAAATGCCGAAAAAGTCGATGCCTTAAGTTTCATTGTCCACAAAGACTTTGCCTTTGAACGCGGAAAAGTCATTGTTGAAAAACTTAAAAAACTCATTCCACGTCAACAATTTGAAGTGCCAATTCAAGCGACTATCGGAAATAAAATCGTTGCCCGTTCAGATATTAAAGCTCTTCGTAAAAATGTATTGGCCAAATGTTATGGTGGTGATATTTCCCGCAAACGAAAACTCCTTGAAAAACAAAAAGCCGGTAAAAAACGAATGAAAGCCATTGGTTCAGTAGAAGTCCCTCAAGAAGCCTTCTTATCTGTACTCTCAATGGATGAAGAATAA
- a CDS encoding SDR family oxidoreductase, with protein MKIFIVGSTGRVGKSLLKSLSTTDHQIYAGARKVEQVPQYNNVKAVHFDVDWTPEEMAKQLHGMDAIINVSGSGGKSLLKVDLYGAVKLMQAAEKAEVKRFILLSTIFSLQPEKWIGAGFDALKDYYIAKHFADLYLTKETNLDYTIIQPGALTEEEATGLIDINDEVSASNTIGDVADTIKELVMTDHSIGKVISMHNGKTAIKEALESL; from the coding sequence ATGAAAATATTTATCGTTGGAAGTACCGGACGTGTAGGTAAAAGTTTGCTTAAATCTCTCTCAACAACGGACCATCAAATCTATGCTGGAGCAAGAAAAGTTGAGCAAGTTCCTCAATATAATAATGTAAAAGCGGTTCATTTTGATGTTGATTGGACACCAGAGGAAATGGCCAAACAATTACATGGAATGGATGCTATTATTAATGTTTCAGGCTCAGGTGGAAAAAGTTTATTGAAAGTTGACTTATATGGGGCTGTCAAACTCATGCAGGCAGCTGAGAAAGCAGAAGTTAAACGATTTATCTTACTAAGTACGATTTTTTCTCTTCAACCAGAAAAATGGATTGGTGCCGGCTTTGATGCATTAAAAGATTATTATATTGCTAAACATTTTGCTGATTTATATCTTACTAAAGAAACAAATTTAGATTATACAATCATTCAACCTGGAGCATTAACAGAGGAAGAGGCAACAGGATTGATTGATATTAATGATGAGGTTTCTGCAAGTAACACAATAGGAGATGTGGCAGATACTATCAAAGAATTAGTGATGACCGATCATTCAATTGGAAAAGTCATTTCAATGCACAATGGAAAAACGGCGATTAAAGAAGCTCTTGAAAGTCTTTAA
- a CDS encoding APC family permease, translated as MDTKKIRWFTVAFIAFNMVWGMGNVVNNFAQQGITVVTSWLLILALYFIPYALIVGQLGSTFKDSKGGVSSWVENTSTKRLAYYAAWTYWVAHIPYLAQKPQAILIAFGWVGQGNGNLVNQMSMTAVALASLAIFLAFLWLSTKGLNTLKVIGGLAGTAMFVMSLLFIVMAIGAPFIAKDFHIATPDTGNIKTYIPKFDFSYFTTISMLVFAVGGAEKISPYVNQTKNPAKEFPRGMFLLAGMVGICAVLGSIAMGMIFSSGNLPNDLMANGAYAAFQILGQHFGVGNFLMIVYALTNGVGQIAALAFSIDAPLRILLADADPEFVPAWLRKKTNKGTLKNGYTLTGILVSIIILLPLLGIGDMNELVKWLTNLNSVVMPMRYLWVFFAFIMLNRAVKYFQSEYKFIKQKRLAMIAGAWCFLFTLIACVLGMVPKLDYASNPSAWWFQLASNILTPIVLILLGMLLPFIARREQRKTNGFDLNSLNVE; from the coding sequence ATGGACACAAAAAAAATTAGATGGTTTACCGTCGCATTCATTGCCTTTAACATGGTTTGGGGGATGGGGAATGTTGTTAATAACTTTGCCCAACAAGGAATTACTGTTGTTACCTCATGGCTGTTAATTTTGGCTTTGTACTTTATTCCCTATGCACTTATTGTTGGTCAACTGGGTTCAACTTTTAAAGATAGTAAAGGTGGGGTCAGTTCATGGGTTGAAAATACCAGTACAAAACGCTTGGCTTATTATGCCGCATGGACTTATTGGGTAGCTCACATTCCTTATTTGGCTCAAAAACCACAAGCGATTTTGATTGCTTTTGGTTGGGTGGGACAAGGAAACGGAAATCTGGTTAATCAGATGTCAATGACCGCTGTTGCTCTGGCTTCCTTAGCAATTTTTTTAGCTTTCTTATGGTTGTCAACAAAAGGGTTAAACACTCTGAAAGTGATTGGAGGACTTGCGGGAACAGCAATGTTTGTTATGAGTTTACTTTTCATTGTCATGGCGATTGGAGCACCTTTTATCGCAAAAGATTTCCACATTGCAACGCCTGACACGGGAAATATTAAAACTTATATCCCTAAATTTGACTTCAGTTATTTCACAACTATCTCAATGCTGGTTTTTGCTGTCGGTGGTGCTGAAAAAATTTCTCCTTATGTTAATCAAACGAAAAACCCAGCAAAAGAATTTCCAAGAGGGATGTTTTTACTTGCTGGAATGGTTGGTATCTGTGCCGTCTTAGGTTCGATTGCCATGGGAATGATTTTTTCAAGTGGTAATTTACCAAATGACTTGATGGCTAATGGTGCTTATGCAGCATTCCAAATTTTAGGTCAACACTTTGGTGTCGGAAACTTTTTAATGATTGTTTATGCTTTAACTAACGGTGTAGGACAAATTGCTGCCTTAGCTTTCTCTATTGATGCGCCATTACGCATTTTACTTGCTGATGCTGACCCAGAATTCGTTCCAGCATGGTTGCGTAAAAAAACGAACAAAGGAACGCTTAAAAATGGTTATACATTAACAGGAATTCTTGTAAGTATCATTATTCTTTTACCATTACTTGGAATCGGAGATATGAATGAATTAGTCAAATGGTTGACTAATTTAAATTCAGTTGTGATGCCAATGCGTTATCTTTGGGTCTTCTTTGCCTTCATTATGTTAAATCGGGCAGTGAAATATTTCCAATCTGAATATAAATTTATCAAACAAAAACGTCTAGCCATGATTGCTGGTGCCTGGTGTTTTCTCTTTACACTCATCGCCTGCGTGTTAGGAATGGTTCCAAAATTGGACTATGCTTCTAATCCGTCTGCATGGTGGTTCCAACTTGCATCGAATATTTTGACACCAATTGTCTTAATTTTACTTGGTATGCTTTTACCCTTCATTGCCCGTCGTGAACAACGCAAAACAAATGGTTTTGATTTAAATTCGCTCAATGTGGAATAA
- the gyrA gene encoding DNA gyrase subunit A: MQDKNVINVNLVEEMKTSFRDYAMSVIVARALPDVRDGLKPVHRRILYGMNELGNTPDKPHKKSARIVGEVMGKYHPHGDSSIYEAMVRMAQWWSYRHMLADGHGNFGSMDGDGAAAMRYTEARLSKIAMEMLRDINKNTVDFMDNFDGTEREPLVLPARFPNLLVNGTTGIAVGMATNIPPHNLGETIDAVDMLMENPEASVTDLMSVIPGPDFPTGALVMGKSGIRRAYETGKGSITLRAKTHIEEMAGGKERIVVTELPYMVNKARLVEHIVRLNHEKRIEGLTAVRDESNREGIRVVIEVRRDLSAHVILNNLFKLTSLQTSFGFNMLAIEKGIPKILSLKEILVDYIEHQIEVVERRTAFDKARAEARAHILEGLRIALDNIDRIITIIRESQTDAIAQKTMMDEFLLSEKQSQAILDMRLRRLTGLERDKIEAEYQDLVALIADLADILAKPERVKKIIREELEEVKRKFADKRRTELLVGEVLTLEDEDLIEEEDVLITLSNKGYIKRLANDEFRAQNRGGRGVQGMGMSDDDFVQHLVSTSTHDHLLFFTNLGRVYRMKGYEIPEYGRTAKGLPIVNLLKLDDGEKIATIINVDRDQAAKYLFFTTRNGIVKRTSTSQFSNIRTNGLKALKLRDGDELINVLRTSGEDEVIIGTHLGYSVRFKGAVVRDMGRAAAGVKGVNLREGDYVVGTSRIDDSQEVLVISENGLGKRTQASEYPTKGRGGKGMKVMNVTERTGKLAGLTAVNGDEDLMVITDTGVIIRTNVANISQTGRAAQGVKVMRLDDEAQIVTFALVDPVIEDEEVDAPELTDETISTDNNEE, translated from the coding sequence ATGCAAGACAAAAATGTTATCAATGTCAATTTAGTTGAGGAGATGAAGACGTCATTTCGTGACTATGCAATGTCAGTTATCGTTGCACGGGCACTTCCTGATGTACGTGATGGTTTAAAACCCGTTCACCGTCGTATTCTCTACGGAATGAATGAACTTGGAAATACTCCAGATAAACCACATAAAAAATCGGCACGTATTGTCGGTGAAGTTATGGGTAAATATCACCCACACGGAGACAGTTCAATCTATGAAGCAATGGTACGTATGGCTCAATGGTGGTCTTATCGTCATATGCTTGCTGACGGACACGGTAACTTTGGTTCAATGGACGGAGACGGTGCCGCAGCGATGCGCTATACCGAAGCTCGTTTAAGTAAAATTGCCATGGAAATGTTGCGCGATATCAACAAAAATACCGTTGATTTCATGGACAATTTCGATGGTACTGAACGTGAACCGCTCGTTTTACCTGCTCGTTTTCCAAACCTTTTAGTTAATGGAACCACAGGGATTGCCGTTGGGATGGCAACAAACATTCCACCACATAATCTGGGTGAAACAATTGATGCAGTAGATATGCTCATGGAAAATCCAGAAGCATCAGTTACTGATTTAATGTCTGTGATTCCTGGACCTGACTTCCCAACAGGGGCTTTGGTTATGGGTAAATCTGGTATTCGCCGTGCTTATGAAACTGGTAAAGGTTCAATTACATTACGTGCAAAAACCCACATTGAAGAAATGGCTGGTGGGAAAGAACGTATTGTTGTGACTGAACTACCATATATGGTCAATAAAGCGCGTTTGGTTGAACATATTGTTCGTTTAAACCATGAAAAACGAATTGAAGGATTGACTGCGGTTCGTGATGAATCCAACCGTGAAGGAATTCGCGTGGTTATCGAAGTTCGTCGTGACTTATCAGCACACGTTATCTTAAATAATCTGTTCAAACTAACAAGTTTGCAAACTTCATTTGGTTTCAATATGTTGGCTATCGAAAAAGGAATTCCTAAAATTCTTTCTTTGAAAGAAATCTTAGTTGATTATATTGAACATCAAATAGAAGTTGTTGAACGTCGTACAGCCTTTGATAAAGCACGTGCAGAAGCACGCGCACATATCTTGGAAGGTTTACGTATCGCTCTTGACAATATTGACCGTATCATTACAATTATCCGTGAATCACAAACGGATGCCATTGCACAAAAAACAATGATGGATGAATTCCTCCTCTCTGAAAAACAATCGCAAGCTATTCTTGATATGCGTTTGCGTCGTTTGACCGGATTGGAACGTGATAAAATTGAGGCAGAATATCAAGATTTAGTCGCTTTGATTGCTGACTTAGCCGATATTTTGGCAAAACCTGAACGTGTTAAGAAAATTATTCGTGAAGAATTAGAAGAAGTTAAACGTAAATTTGCTGACAAACGTCGAACAGAATTGTTAGTTGGTGAAGTTCTTACTCTTGAAGATGAAGATTTGATTGAGGAAGAAGATGTATTGATTACTTTATCAAATAAAGGATATATCAAACGTCTAGCTAATGACGAATTCCGTGCCCAAAATCGTGGTGGACGTGGTGTTCAAGGAATGGGAATGTCTGATGATGACTTTGTTCAACATTTGGTATCTACATCAACACATGATCATTTACTCTTCTTTACAAATCTTGGACGTGTTTACCGAATGAAAGGATATGAAATTCCTGAATACGGTCGGACAGCAAAAGGATTGCCAATTGTCAATCTCCTCAAGCTTGATGACGGTGAAAAAATTGCAACAATCATCAATGTTGACCGTGACCAAGCGGCGAAATATCTCTTCTTCACAACACGTAATGGAATTGTTAAACGAACTTCAACCAGTCAATTTAGCAATATTCGGACAAATGGTTTGAAGGCTTTGAAACTCCGAGATGGTGATGAACTGATTAATGTGCTTAGAACTTCGGGTGAAGATGAGGTGATTATCGGAACTCATTTGGGATACTCAGTTCGCTTTAAAGGTGCAGTTGTTCGTGATATGGGACGTGCAGCAGCCGGTGTTAAAGGGGTTAACCTCAGAGAAGGCGACTATGTTGTCGGAACTTCACGAATTGATGATAGTCAAGAAGTTCTTGTCATCTCAGAAAATGGTCTTGGTAAACGAACTCAGGCTTCGGAATATCCAACAAAAGGCCGTGGTGGTAAAGGGATGAAAGTCATGAATGTCACAGAAAGAACTGGTAAATTAGCTGGTTTAACTGCTGTCAATGGTGACGAAGATTTGATGGTTATTACAGATACAGGGGTTATTATCCGTACAAATGTGGCTAACATTTCTCAAACTGGTCGAGCTGCCCAAGGGGTTAAAGTAATGCGACTTGATGATGAAGCACAAATTGTAACCTTTGCACTTGTAGATCCAGTCATTGAAGATGAAGAAGTTGATGCGCCAGAACTTACTGATGAAACAATTTCTACTGACAATAACGAAGAATAA
- a CDS encoding class A sortase translates to MAERKKTKRGKYNWLLNTFIVLLFIVGLVLIFNKPIRNMLIATNSNKYQLHNVSQEKIEKNKKADVSFDFAAVKSVDFQSVLTNQFNSQPLPVIGGIAIPELNINLPIFKGVGNTSLLYGAGTMKADEVMGEGNYSLAGHNMTGFTSDLSILFTPLEKAKAGMTIYVTDKDNIYQYKIDKIDVVTPEHVEVINDSPGKKEITLVTCADAEATHRIIVHGTFVDKTSYDKATDTMKNAFETKYNQIKNF, encoded by the coding sequence ATGGCAGAGCGTAAAAAAACTAAAAGAGGAAAATATAACTGGCTGTTAAATACGTTTATTGTTCTTCTATTTATAGTAGGGTTAGTCTTAATTTTTAATAAGCCAATTCGTAACATGTTGATTGCAACAAATAGTAATAAATATCAACTTCATAATGTTTCACAAGAAAAGATAGAAAAAAACAAAAAAGCTGATGTGAGTTTTGATTTTGCTGCGGTAAAATCAGTAGATTTTCAATCAGTCCTTACCAACCAGTTTAATAGTCAACCTCTACCTGTAATTGGTGGTATTGCAATTCCCGAATTAAATATCAATCTTCCTATCTTTAAAGGGGTTGGAAATACTTCACTTTTATATGGAGCGGGAACAATGAAAGCTGACGAAGTCATGGGTGAAGGTAACTATAGTTTGGCTGGTCATAATATGACTGGATTTACTTCTGACTTATCTATCTTATTCACTCCGTTAGAGAAAGCAAAAGCAGGAATGACAATTTATGTGACTGATAAAGATAATATTTATCAGTATAAAATTGATAAGATTGATGTAGTGACGCCAGAACATGTTGAAGTAATCAATGATAGTCCAGGTAAAAAAGAAATCACTTTAGTAACCTGTGCTGATGCTGAGGCAACTCATCGAATCATTGTACATGGAACTTTTGTAGATAAGACATCTTACGATAAAGCAACCGATACCATGAAAAATGCATTTGAAACCAAATATAATCAAATTAAAAATTTCTGA